A genomic window from Corynebacterium fournieri includes:
- a CDS encoding TetR/AcrR family transcriptional regulator — protein MPIVSDEELQRRRGEIIDAARACFAHYGYEGATVARLEEATGKTRGAIFHHFGDKETLFLAIAEADAQRQAQVVSERGLVEVMRGMLTDRESNDWFTTRAEILRKLRTDPAFEARWREHQEVLDRAVRERLESNKQMRDDVPVPVVQTYLETVLEGFITKLASGEPVERLEEMLDVVEQSVRG, from the coding sequence ATGCCGATTGTCAGCGACGAAGAGCTACAGCGCCGCCGTGGCGAGATTATCGACGCCGCCCGCGCCTGCTTCGCGCATTACGGCTACGAGGGGGCGACTGTTGCGCGGCTCGAGGAGGCGACCGGCAAGACCCGCGGGGCGATCTTCCACCACTTCGGAGACAAGGAAACGCTGTTTTTGGCCATCGCGGAGGCGGATGCGCAGCGCCAGGCGCAGGTGGTCAGCGAGCGCGGCCTGGTCGAGGTGATGCGCGGGATGCTGACAGACCGCGAGTCCAACGACTGGTTCACCACGCGCGCTGAAATCCTGCGCAAGCTGCGCACCGACCCCGCCTTCGAGGCGCGCTGGCGCGAGCACCAGGAGGTGCTCGACCGCGCTGTGCGCGAGCGCTTGGAGTCCAACAAGCAGATGCGTGACGACGTCCCCGTGCCCGTGGTCCAGACTTACCTGGAGACGGTGCTGGAAGGCTTCATCACCAAACTCGCCTCGGGCGAGCCGGTGGAGCGGCTCGAGGAAATGCTCGACGTTGTAGAGCAGTCTGTTCGCGGTTAA
- a CDS encoding glutamine amidotransferase-related protein, which translates to MSQLLFLSLRNGEIGPDVAHAEYHDALRATGLDEVDMELRVIDSPDAEIGPLDPVSGIIVGGCSLNVTNPERSAWHLRIDDILSTAIESGTPVFFVCFGISWLVDHLGGEVGRTHPEPSGPTTVNVVAEDALAGSSGTFTALTGHTENPVSVPDSLTVVATGPDGLVQMVRYTDRVWASQFHAEMDADAMRTRMDFFHDYGYFPAEEYARIVADLPNHDVSRANALLRTFARLCREGQFD; encoded by the coding sequence ATGTCTCAATTGCTCTTCCTTTCCCTGCGCAACGGCGAAATTGGGCCAGATGTCGCCCACGCCGAGTACCACGATGCCCTCCGCGCGACCGGGTTGGATGAAGTGGACATGGAGCTGCGAGTCATCGACTCCCCCGACGCCGAAATCGGCCCCCTCGACCCCGTCAGCGGCATCATCGTCGGCGGCTGCTCCCTCAACGTGACCAACCCCGAGCGCTCCGCCTGGCATTTGCGTATCGACGACATCCTGTCCACCGCAATCGAGTCGGGCACGCCCGTCTTCTTCGTCTGCTTCGGCATCTCCTGGTTGGTCGATCACCTGGGCGGCGAAGTAGGCCGCACCCACCCGGAGCCGTCCGGTCCGACCACCGTGAATGTGGTGGCAGAAGACGCGCTCGCCGGTTCAAGCGGCACGTTTACCGCGTTGACCGGCCACACCGAAAACCCGGTTTCCGTGCCGGATTCCCTTACCGTGGTCGCCACCGGCCCGGACGGTCTCGTGCAGATGGTGCGCTACACCGACCGGGTGTGGGCGTCCCAGTTCCACGCCGAAATGGACGCCGACGCAATGCGCACACGCATGGATTTCTTCCACGACTACGGCTACTTCCCAGCCGAAGAGTACGCCCGCATCGTCGCCGACCTGCCCAACCACGACGTAAGCCGGGCGAACGCGCTGCTGCGCACCTTCGCCCGGCTCTGCCGCGAGGGCCAGTTCGACTAG
- a CDS encoding NAD(P)H-binding protein, whose product MKTQHVLLLGAGGNVSRHAVPKLVEAGHKVTALVRNPDHAKQLVEDGATAVVRDLTTLDEEGWARLLTPFDVVVWSAGAGGGSAERTYAVDRDAAMGMIDALEELGEFAPFTVMVSYAGAAEASTEDDGGSWYAYVESKKAVDQRLLASDLPYQILGPTRLTDDPSQGITLLGDQRDPASETPRELVADVIVESVGRGEPFSRNPLDFEGGSGKVSEI is encoded by the coding sequence ATGAAAACTCAGCACGTACTTCTTTTGGGCGCCGGCGGAAACGTCTCGCGCCACGCCGTTCCGAAGCTCGTCGAGGCGGGCCACAAGGTCACCGCACTCGTGCGCAATCCCGACCACGCTAAGCAGCTGGTCGAAGACGGTGCCACCGCCGTTGTCCGCGACCTCACCACGCTCGACGAGGAGGGCTGGGCACGCCTGCTCACCCCCTTCGACGTGGTCGTCTGGTCGGCGGGCGCCGGCGGCGGCTCCGCGGAGCGCACATACGCGGTCGACCGCGACGCCGCGATGGGCATGATCGATGCGCTCGAGGAGCTCGGCGAGTTCGCCCCGTTTACCGTCATGGTCTCTTACGCCGGCGCCGCCGAGGCCAGCACCGAGGACGACGGCGGCTCCTGGTACGCCTACGTGGAGTCGAAAAAGGCCGTTGATCAGCGCCTCCTCGCGTCCGACCTGCCGTACCAGATCCTGGGGCCGACGCGTCTGACCGATGATCCGTCGCAAGGCATCACGCTTCTCGGCGACCAAAGGGACCCCGCCTCCGAGACCCCGCGCGAGCTCGTGGCCGACGTCATCGTCGAATCGGTCGGCCGCGGCGAGCCGTTTAGCCGCAACCCGCTCGATTTCGAGGGCGGTAGCGGCAAGGTCTCCGAAATCTAG
- a CDS encoding ACT domain-containing protein yields MHAIITTTGKDRPGVIAAVAATAAEQGLNILDVSQTIMDDFFTMIMRVALPESDVDMGALQEAFDAAGEPLGMVVRIQSEALFSAVNDI; encoded by the coding sequence ATGCACGCAATTATTACGACTACTGGCAAGGACCGCCCGGGCGTCATCGCGGCCGTCGCGGCAACTGCGGCCGAACAGGGCCTGAACATCCTGGACGTCTCTCAGACCATCATGGACGACTTCTTCACCATGATCATGCGCGTCGCACTGCCCGAAAGCGACGTGGACATGGGCGCGCTGCAGGAGGCTTTCGACGCCGCCGGCGAACCACTCGGCATGGTCGTGCGCATTCAGTCCGAGGCGCTGTTCAGCGCCGTCAACGACATCTAG
- a CDS encoding PFL family protein, producing MIEDYRLDIRTVTMGISLIGCTRSTMEATAQAVYDRVVERARDLVSVCEGIERELGIPIVNKRISVTPVALVAAGAEGNPVEIARALDRAAGELGVNFVGGYSALVEKGGTTADKKLIYSIPEALSETDNVCGSVNVASSRAGINMNAVAKMGEIVKRSAEATADRSSIACAKLVVFANAVGDNPFMAGAFHGIEEPDTVISVGVSGPGVVDNAITPLKGASLNEVAEEIKKAAFKITRAGQLVGTMAAERLGVPFGIVDLSLAPTAEMGDSVAHVLERMGLDQVGTHGTTAALALLNDAVKKGGMMACSRVGGLSGSFIPVSEDKGMIDAVHSGVISMDKLEAMTSICSVGFDMIAIPGDTSAELIAGMIADEAAIGVMNHKTTASRLIPVPGTKPGDEVNFGGLLGYAPVIPVNTVGNDEFIHRGGFIPAPVHGFRN from the coding sequence ATGATCGAGGACTACCGCCTGGACATCCGCACCGTGACCATGGGCATCTCGCTGATCGGCTGCACCCGTTCCACGATGGAAGCCACCGCCCAGGCCGTCTACGACCGCGTTGTGGAGCGCGCGCGTGACCTAGTGTCAGTGTGCGAGGGCATCGAGCGCGAGCTGGGCATCCCGATCGTGAACAAGCGCATCTCCGTCACCCCCGTCGCGCTGGTGGCGGCGGGTGCCGAGGGCAACCCGGTGGAGATTGCCCGCGCGCTGGACCGCGCGGCCGGCGAGCTCGGCGTCAACTTCGTCGGCGGCTACTCCGCGCTGGTGGAAAAGGGCGGCACCACCGCCGATAAGAAGCTCATCTACTCCATCCCGGAGGCGCTGAGCGAAACCGACAACGTCTGTGGGTCGGTCAACGTGGCGTCGTCACGCGCCGGCATCAACATGAACGCCGTGGCCAAGATGGGCGAGATTGTGAAGCGGTCCGCCGAAGCGACCGCGGACCGCTCCTCCATCGCCTGCGCCAAGCTCGTCGTCTTCGCTAACGCCGTGGGCGACAACCCGTTCATGGCAGGCGCCTTCCACGGCATCGAGGAGCCGGACACGGTGATCTCCGTCGGGGTTTCGGGCCCCGGCGTGGTGGACAACGCGATCACCCCGCTGAAGGGTGCGAGCCTGAACGAGGTCGCCGAGGAGATTAAGAAGGCCGCGTTCAAGATCACCCGAGCAGGTCAGCTCGTGGGGACGATGGCAGCCGAGCGCCTCGGCGTGCCGTTCGGCATCGTGGACCTCTCGCTCGCGCCGACGGCGGAGATGGGCGATTCTGTGGCGCACGTGCTCGAGCGCATGGGCCTGGACCAGGTGGGCACGCACGGGACTACTGCCGCGTTGGCGCTGCTCAACGATGCCGTGAAGAAGGGCGGCATGATGGCCTGCTCCCGCGTGGGAGGTTTGTCCGGCTCTTTCATCCCGGTCTCTGAGGACAAGGGCATGATCGATGCGGTTCATAGCGGCGTGATCTCCATGGACAAGCTCGAGGCGATGACCTCCATCTGCTCTGTCGGCTTCGACATGATCGCCATCCCGGGCGACACGTCTGCGGAGCTCATTGCGGGCATGATCGCCGACGAGGCCGCGATCGGCGTGATGAACCACAAGACCACCGCCTCGCGCCTGATCCCGGTGCCCGGCACCAAGCCCGGCGACGAAGTGAACTTCGGCGGCCTGCTCGGCTACGCTCCGGTCATTCCGGTAAACACGGTGGGTAACGACGAGTTCATCCACCGCGGCGGGTTCATCCCCGCTCCGGTGCACGGGTTCAGGAACTAG
- a CDS encoding PLDc N-terminal domain-containing protein, with product MARNNEIIDTIRDAWNGLSSDQKTIAGVLATIDTAGKAFALRDLARTNSKRVRGPKWLWTPVIGAVNTLGWVAWFAVGKKR from the coding sequence ATGGCAAGAAACAACGAGATCATCGACACCATCCGGGACGCCTGGAACGGACTTTCCTCCGACCAGAAGACCATCGCCGGCGTGCTGGCCACCATCGACACCGCCGGCAAGGCTTTCGCGCTGCGCGACCTCGCACGTACCAACTCCAAGCGTGTCCGGGGGCCGAAGTGGCTGTGGACCCCGGTGATCGGCGCAGTCAACACCCTGGGCTGGGTCGCTTGGTTCGCGGTGGGGAAGAAGCGCTAG